A segment of the SAR324 cluster bacterium genome:
AGATTCAAGGAATCACTTATCGCATTCTTGCGCAACGTCTCAAATTAAGTGAATCCAGCGTGAAAAGGTTGTTTTCGGACCAATCATTAAGTCTGAAGCGCTTAGAAAAGATTTGCTCTGTACTGGGCCTCGATTTCTATGAATTGGTCAAACTCAGTCGGGAACAACAACCTCTCGTTGATTCATTCAATGATATGCAGCTAAAGACTCTGCTCAGTCAGCCGAGTTTAGTAGTTTTGCTCGTTTTATTCGTCAACGGTTGGGCAACAGAAGAACTTGTTGAAGAATTTGGGCTAGAAGAAGTTGAACTCAGAGTACAACTTGGTCAATTGGAACAACTGAAGCTGATTGAATGGCTACCAAAAGACCGCATTCGTTTGTGTTTTGAACGAAGTGTTCTTTGGCAAAAGAATAGTCCGCTCTGGCAAATTTGGGGTCGAACAAACATGACAGAATTTCTCAATGATGAATTTGATCAAAGCAACGAGCGCTGGCATTTTGCTGCAGCTCAACTTTCAGTAGATTCCAGAAAGCTGATCGTGAGTGAACTGGATCGGCTTATGCAGACGCTGCGAGAATTACAGGATGTTGATGCTGCTTTACCCGCTGATGAGCGAGAGCCTACAGGATTTTTGGTTGCACACCGAGCTTGGGTCCCATCTCTGTTGGATAGTTTGCAGTCACAAACCAAAGACTTGGCTTCAAAAATTAAGTAAATCAAAAATTATAGAATCTGATTTAGATCAGTGTATTAAGTAATTTATTACTACTATCAAAAGCCGAAAAAATTTGCTCTCTTTGGGCAGATGTTCTAGCCCTATAAAATAACATATTGAGGCAATGGCTTACCGATTGTGCGCACAAAGACTCCTCTTCGGTTTCCTATGAATGTGACAGATCAGATTAATTCCAGCGAATCGGAAGGGGCTTTCAACGAATTCGTTGAAGAACAATTGGAAAACCTTGTCGACACTATTCTCACAGAGGGGGATCTTGAGAACTTTGGCGAACGGGGGAGTGATATTCTGGTAGAAATGGATGACATCGTTGCCCCCACCTTTGTCTATGGTGACGAAGGAGAAGGGAGCGGAGGTAGTGGTGGGGGAGGACCGGGTAGCGGTGGAGGGAAAATCAGATTCAACGTCCCCTTTCAATACTTGATGGAAAGAGTCGCTAGATCCCTGAAGCTGCCGCGTCTTGTTAAGCAAGGACATGGGAAAATCAAGGAGGTCTCCTACGAATTCAAAACCTTTGCTCCCTCAGGGATTGTTCTTGATAAGAAGCGGACATTCAAACGTGCTCTACGTACAAGTATTGGTATGGATGTTTACGCTCCCCACGAAGAACGCTATGAATTTCAATTCATGCGACGGGATCGTCGTTTCAAAGTGCCAGAGCGAGTTGAGAAACCTCGATTCAAGGCAGTAGTTTTTTACATGGGGGATATCTCCTATTCAACATATGGGGAACGTCTTCGCCTCGAAAAACGCTTGGTCAATTTCATCCAAAACTGGATTGACTACAGCTACGGTGCAAAGAACGTCGACCATCGATTCTTCGTCCACGATGCAGAAGCCTACGAGGTCCAGGCTGAACAATTTTACCAAGTCGGAAATTCTGGGGGTACGCATGCAGCTCCGGTTTACCAATTGATTCACCGGATCGCCACGAACGAATACGACCCAGCATCAACAAACTTTTACGGCTTCTATTTTGGTGATGGTGAATTGTTTGACGATGACGCCAAGGAAATTGTCAAAATTCTTGAAGGACATCTGCGCCCAATCTTTAATCGAATCGGGGTCATAGAAGTCCAACCAGGGCGCTTAAGTCTGCTGAATCGGCAGATTGCAACACAATTTTATCGTGACTCCATCATTCGTCTTGGAGAACTAAACGATAAACTTGAAACCATTGAAGTTATCAAAACGCTTTTCGCTGAACACTGAGAACTAGGGAAGTTCAATGCGTGCAGTCCAGACAGATCCAGAAATTTATGGATTGGAACAGCGAGTAGTTCACCATGCTAAAGCATTCGGACGAACGCTGCCTGAGATGCGATTCTTTATTCTGGATAGCTTGGAGTTTATGTCTCTCCTTGAAAAATATGTCTATCCCGTAAGCCCGCTAAACATTTGGGAAGGCAAACGGATGGTGACTCGTAAGCACCGAGTTGAGACCGGACAGGAGGCGAGTATCTACTACGAGGTAGTTCAAACTGGAAATCCTTCTTACGCCTACTTGAACAGCACGAATTCACCCATGATGCAGGCCTCAGTCATGGCACATGTCGTGGGGCACTGCGAATTTTCCGAACTGAATGTCCTAAAGGACTCTAACCCAGATCGTACAGAGTGGGTGATCTATCTTTCCCGCAAGGTGGATCGGGCTCGTCAGCAAATGGGTGAGATTAACTACTCCCAGTTCTGGAACGCCTGCGAATCTTTTGTTCCTCTGATTGCTCCTCATTCACAATTTAACTTGGCCAGGACTGTAGAAACAGAAACGGCCCGCCAGCAGGAGACAGATACGTATGTATCTGAAGACAAACCTGTTCCTCGGTTAACACCCTCTTTCAGTACTATTGATAGCCTGATGCGAAACGTCAGTCCAGAGACAACTTGGCAAAGGGAGATGCAGGCCAAGCAGCATCAGGAAACCATCAGCCGCACAGGATTTAAGCTAAAGGCTCCCTGTCAGGATATCATGGGTTTTCTGTGTCGCCATGCTCCAGCAAGTCAGAGTGAGCGAGCGGTTTTAGATTACATTTACTCAGTCCATTCGACCCATGATTTCGTAATCAGAACGCAAATCATGAACGAAGGCTGGGCGATGTACTGGGAAAAGAAAATCATGACTGAGCTTTTCAAAGAACAATCAGTCAAAGGGATTATTGATTACGCTCGTGTCTTCTCAGGTGTCTGTTATCCACGGCCATATTATATGCGAAATCCGTATCATCTGGGTTTCTACCTTTGGACTCACATCGAGGAGCTTTACTGTGATGGGAAAGTAAGTTTGGATTTTCATGAGGAAACAAGCCAAGACGTCAAAGATCATTGGAAACGACCCACAACCAAGACACCGATGCAGCAGATGGAGCATCTTGTCAAAACGGTGACAGACTATGAGTTCCTCAGACGATTTTTGACTCCAGAACTGGTGCACGAATTTCACTTGAATCGATTCAGTAAACGCCAAGCACAACAACTTAGAATTCCACCTGATAGCATTGTTCAGGAGGATCACTACAATGTCTGGATTAATCCAGAGCCTATCAAGAACGAAATGCTAAATTTCTTTACTCACTTCCATCGTCCGAGGATTTATCTGATCGATACAGATTTTCAGGATGGAGGCTTGTTGCTTTATCACCGAGACGACGGTCGTCGCCTCCGGAAAGATTGGATAAAACCCACACTAAAGAATCTGAACTTGATTTGGAAAGCCCCTGTTTATCTGATCTCTCGCAATTGGCTTTATTCCTTTTCGGCAAATCTATTCAAAGAAACCGTGGTTACGGCAGTTCGCTTTGAAAGCATTCTGGAACGAATGCGAAACTCGGAAAAACCATTCCGTATTTAGCATATGGAGTTAGCATGGCCGAATTACCGTTGAAGTTGCGCGACTTGTTGGGATATCGGCGAAAGAACACAATTCATTTCTCCGATTTTGTAAATAATCTTCTCGAAGAACCTGAAACCCATCTACATACCTCTTCCTCAATTATCTCTGCCGCAATCAAATATTTTGGA
Coding sequences within it:
- a CDS encoding helix-turn-helix transcriptional regulator gives rise to the protein MTQTARLLETLKHYLKIQGITYRILAQRLKLSESSVKRLFSDQSLSLKRLEKICSVLGLDFYELVKLSREQQPLVDSFNDMQLKTLLSQPSLVVLLVLFVNGWATEELVEEFGLEEVELRVQLGQLEQLKLIEWLPKDRIRLCFERSVLWQKNSPLWQIWGRTNMTEFLNDEFDQSNERWHFAAAQLSVDSRKLIVSELDRLMQTLRELQDVDAALPADEREPTGFLVAHRAWVPSLLDSLQSQTKDLASKIK
- a CDS encoding DUF444 family protein — translated: MNVTDQINSSESEGAFNEFVEEQLENLVDTILTEGDLENFGERGSDILVEMDDIVAPTFVYGDEGEGSGGSGGGGPGSGGGKIRFNVPFQYLMERVARSLKLPRLVKQGHGKIKEVSYEFKTFAPSGIVLDKKRTFKRALRTSIGMDVYAPHEERYEFQFMRRDRRFKVPERVEKPRFKAVVFYMGDISYSTYGERLRLEKRLVNFIQNWIDYSYGAKNVDHRFFVHDAEAYEVQAEQFYQVGNSGGTHAAPVYQLIHRIATNEYDPASTNFYGFYFGDGELFDDDAKEIVKILEGHLRPIFNRIGVIEVQPGRLSLLNRQIATQFYRDSIIRLGELNDKLETIEVIKTLFAEH
- a CDS encoding SpoVR family protein encodes the protein MRAVQTDPEIYGLEQRVVHHAKAFGRTLPEMRFFILDSLEFMSLLEKYVYPVSPLNIWEGKRMVTRKHRVETGQEASIYYEVVQTGNPSYAYLNSTNSPMMQASVMAHVVGHCEFSELNVLKDSNPDRTEWVIYLSRKVDRARQQMGEINYSQFWNACESFVPLIAPHSQFNLARTVETETARQQETDTYVSEDKPVPRLTPSFSTIDSLMRNVSPETTWQREMQAKQHQETISRTGFKLKAPCQDIMGFLCRHAPASQSERAVLDYIYSVHSTHDFVIRTQIMNEGWAMYWEKKIMTELFKEQSVKGIIDYARVFSGVCYPRPYYMRNPYHLGFYLWTHIEELYCDGKVSLDFHEETSQDVKDHWKRPTTKTPMQQMEHLVKTVTDYEFLRRFLTPELVHEFHLNRFSKRQAQQLRIPPDSIVQEDHYNVWINPEPIKNEMLNFFTHFHRPRIYLIDTDFQDGGLLLYHRDDGRRLRKDWIKPTLKNLNLIWKAPVYLISRNWLYSFSANLFKETVVTAVRFESILERMRNSEKPFRI